The DNA window ATACCCGGCGCGGTTTCGATAATTTCCAGGTCCACGGTCTGCGGCAGCTCAAGCGCCAGCAGCTGACCATCCCAGGTCAACACCTGCATATCCGGCATGCCGCCTTCCGGAATAAACTGCAGCTCTTCTTCGATCTGCTCTTTCGTGAAGGTGTAAGGGGTGTAGTCTTCTTTATCCATGAACACGTATTCGTTGCCATCGACATAGGAGAAGTCAACGAAACGGCGGGTCAGGGTCACGGTATCGACGATATCGTCGCCTTTGAAGCGCTCTTCTACTTTCAGGCCGGTACGCACATCGGAGAAGCGCATTTTATACAGTGTCGCAGCACCGCGGGCGCTGGGTGACTGAATATCGATATTTTTTACAATCAGCAGCTTGCCGTTGTAATTCAGCACCATACCTTTTTTAATTTCATTCGCTCTTGGCATTGCAGTAATCCTGTCACTTAACGAGTCAAAAATATCGCGTAAAACTACTCGCGCCCGGGCGTTCAGGCAAGTGGAATTCGCGAGTTTTGCTATCTTCTGGCAAAACGTTTAGGCTGTGGCGCAAAATGAGCGTTTGGGAGCTGGGTTGTGGAATGTCGTACTGATTGTGGCGCATGTTGCATCGCCCCCTCTATATCCTCGCCGATCCCCGGCATGCCGCAGGGCAAGCCGGCCAATACCCGCTGTATTCAGCTCTCCGAGCACAATCTGTGCCTGATTTTCGGCTCCCCACTGCGCCCGAAGGTGTGCGCCAGCCTGCAGCCCTCGCCGGAGATGTGCTTCACTCATCGTGATGACGCCATCACCTGGCTGCTGGAGCTTGAGCTGGCCACCGCGCCCTGAGCTTAAAGCAGCAAATGAGACAGGTTTTTGATATGGACGCTGAGGCCGTCCAGCAGCGCCTGGACGCGTAGCGGAAGAATGTCCCGTCGCTGGTAGATAAGCCAGGCCTGCAGATCGATGCAGCGCTCCTTCTTCAGACAGGGAACCAGCTGTCCTGCCGCCAGCTCGGTGGCGAGTGAATAGTAGGGCGCATAAACGATCCCCATCCCCAGCTTCGCCAGCTCCACCGCCGGCAGCGTGTTATCGCACACGAATCCCCCCTTTACCGTGAGATTGAGCGGTTTGCCGTTTTTGCTTTTGAAGGTCCAGATATTGTCGCTGCCGCCCAGCATGCGCAGGGTGATGCACTCATGATCCACCAGCGCCTCCGGCTCGGCGATAGGGTGTTGCGCCAGGTAATCCGGGGAGGCGAAAACGCCGGTGCGAAAGCGGGTGAAGGGGCGGGCGATAAGGTTTTCATTCTGTGGCTTAAAGGGGCTTATCAGCAGATCGCAGTCGCTATTGAAAATGGCGCCGTATTTCTGTTCCCGCTCGCTGGCGTTGCGGGTGACCAGATTGATCTGCAGCTCCGGCAGCGTTTTTCTTAGCGCCGGCAGAATATAGCGCCCGAGAAACTGGTGGATGCCGATGGGCGCCCCAAGGGTGACGACGCCCTGCAGCGTGTTTTTATAACGGTCGGCGAGGTTGATAAGCTGCTCATGCTGCTCAAGAACGGCGCTGCTGGCGTGAATAAACTGCTCGCCGAACTCGGTACGCACCAGTTCCCTGGCGGTGCGCAGAAAAATGGCCAGGCCGACTTTCCGCTCCACGCTGGTCAGCGTCCGTGAGACGTTAGACTGGGGCATATTCAGGCGCTGTGCTGCCCGGCTTACGCTGGCGGTTTCGGCGATGGCGCAGAGGATCCTCAGCTCATCCATTTTAAAGTCTTTCAACATCTTATCGCTTCCTGATATTGATGGTATATCAAAAATGATATACCAGTTTGGCGGAATTGCCATGTGATTTATTGATCTGCTGAACGTATGATGGCCTTTGCCGTGAACAGTCGGTTATTTAAGGAAACCTGTGCGTTTTATTGCTTCTTTTGTGGTTCTCGACGTCATTAATAATAACGATCTTCCCGCTGGCTTTCTGAGTGTATATGCACCATGCTGCTTAATTATTTTGCTTTGTTTGTATTAATACTGGTTTTTCTCATACTGTTTTATGGAGTTATTATTATCCACGATATTCCCTATCACATCGCGCAAAAACGCCAGCACCCCCATCAGGACGCGATTCATGTGGCGGGCTGGATAAGCCTGTTTACCCTGCATGCTATCTGGCCTTTCCTGTGGATCTGGGCCACGCTGTACCGGCCCGATCGTGGCTGGGGGATGGCTTCGCAGTCCGAGGGACATCAGCAGCGAGCGGAGCTGGAAAAACGCATTGCGTTACTTGAAGCGGCGTTAAAAAACAGCCAGCAGGCGTCGGCGGAGAATAGCGAGAAATAATATGGATCTGTTAATTATCCTTTGCTATGTCGCCATTGCCTGGGGCGTGTTTAAGATATTTCGCATTCCAGTAAATAAATGGACAATCCCGACAGCGATATTAGGCGGAATAGTGGTCGTTGGCGCGTTAATATTAACGATGAACTATAACCACCCCTATACGATGCGAGCGCAAAAAATTGTCGTCTCCATTCCGATGGTGCCCCAGGTATCAGGCGAGGTGGTGGAGGTCACCAGTAAAACCAATGTGTTAATGAAGAAGGGCGAACTGCTGTTCCGCATCGACGATACCCGCTACCGCGCGCGGCTGAACAAGCTGAAAGCCGATCTGGCGGCCGAAGAGGCCACGCTGCGGGCGAAGCAGGCGACCATTGACGATGCCCGTGCCAGAGTACAGCAGGCGCAGGCGGAGTACGACCGGGTCACCCGTGACAACCAGCGCTATGCTCAGGGGGCGGCCATGCCGGTGAATCCTTTTTCGGAACAGGATGTGACTCACGCGAGGCAGCAGGTGCAGATCCAGGCGGCGGTCCTGCAGGCGGCGAAAGCGCAATTACAAAACGCCAGAGAGCAGGTATCCGGCCGCTACCACGGGCTGGATGCCAATATTGCCAGCCTGAAATCGCAGATCCTTGAGGCGGAGTATAATCTGGCGCAAACCGTGATTCGCGCGCCGAGCGACGGCTACGTCACACAGCTTCTGGCGCGGCCGGGGATGACCGCGGTGCGTCTGCCCTTCAAGCCGGTGCTGGTGTTTATTCCCCAGCAAAAGCGCCAGGTGGTGGCGGTATTCCGTCAGAACTCGGTCCTGCGTCTGACGGCCGGGGACAGCGCGGAGGTGGTGTTTAACGGTCTGCCGGGCAGCGTCTACAGCGGTAAGGTATCGCGCGTGTTGCCGACCGTCCCGGACGGCAGCTATCAGGCCAGCGGCGCGCTGCAGGGGCTGAACGCCGGGGCGGGGAAAGAGGGCATTTACGTGCTGATCGACCTCGATCCCCATCCAGAAGTGGAACATTTACCGGACGGGGTCAGCGCCCAGGCGGCGGTATATACCGATTATTTTGCCCATGTGTCGATTATGCGCAAGGTTCTGCTGCGCATGACCAGCTGGCTGCATTATCTCTATCTGGATCACTAATCTGCACTGCCCGGCTCCGGCCGGGCAACCTTATCTATACGTCTCTGATCCGCCACAGGCAGGCCTGCGTGGCGATCCCCATAACCAGCGCTATCCAGAACACCGCATGATAGCTCCAGATCTCTGCCACCACGCCCGCCAGTGAGCCGGCGATGATCCAGCCGACGCGGGTGGTATTGGTGTAGAGGGTGGTGGCCGCGCCCGCCTGCCCGGGCATCAAATCCTGGAAATAAAGCATGCCAATCCCGGCGAGGATCCCGATATAGATGGCGTTCAGCACCTGCATCGCCAGCAGCAGCGCCGGCGTGTGCACCGTCAGCATGCCCACATAAAACAGCACCCCAGCCACCGCGGAAAGGCGCATCAGAAAGCGTTTACCGAAGCGCCGGGCGTAGTAACCGGCAATCAGCATGGTGGGAATTTCCAGCCCGGCGGAGGTCCCCATCATCAGGCCGGCCAGCTTCTCCGGCAGATGCAGCTCGTTAATGATAAACAGCGGC is part of the Klebsiella quasipneumoniae subsp. quasipneumoniae genome and encodes:
- a CDS encoding HlyD family secretion protein, coding for MDLLIILCYVAIAWGVFKIFRIPVNKWTIPTAILGGIVVVGALILTMNYNHPYTMRAQKIVVSIPMVPQVSGEVVEVTSKTNVLMKKGELLFRIDDTRYRARLNKLKADLAAEEATLRAKQATIDDARARVQQAQAEYDRVTRDNQRYAQGAAMPVNPFSEQDVTHARQQVQIQAAVLQAAKAQLQNAREQVSGRYHGLDANIASLKSQILEAEYNLAQTVIRAPSDGYVTQLLARPGMTAVRLPFKPVLVFIPQQKRQVVAVFRQNSVLRLTAGDSAEVVFNGLPGSVYSGKVSRVLPTVPDGSYQASGALQGLNAGAGKEGIYVLIDLDPHPEVEHLPDGVSAQAAVYTDYFAHVSIMRKVLLRMTSWLHYLYLDH
- a CDS encoding YkgJ family cysteine cluster protein, coding for MECRTDCGACCIAPSISSPIPGMPQGKPANTRCIQLSEHNLCLIFGSPLRPKVCASLQPSPEMCFTHRDDAITWLLELELATAP
- the yeiP gene encoding elongation factor P-like protein YeiP gives rise to the protein MPRANEIKKGMVLNYNGKLLIVKNIDIQSPSARGAATLYKMRFSDVRTGLKVEERFKGDDIVDTVTLTRRFVDFSYVDGNEYVFMDKEDYTPYTFTKEQIEEELQFIPEGGMPDMQVLTWDGQLLALELPQTVDLEIIETAPGIKGASASSRTKPATMSTGLVIQVPEYLTTGEKIRIHIEECRYMGRAD
- a CDS encoding DUF3302 domain-containing protein, with amino-acid sequence MLLNYFALFVLILVFLILFYGVIIIHDIPYHIAQKRQHPHQDAIHVAGWISLFTLHAIWPFLWIWATLYRPDRGWGMASQSEGHQQRAELEKRIALLEAALKNSQQASAENSEK
- a CDS encoding LysR family transcriptional regulator; the protein is MLKDFKMDELRILCAIAETASVSRAAQRLNMPQSNVSRTLTSVERKVGLAIFLRTARELVRTEFGEQFIHASSAVLEQHEQLINLADRYKNTLQGVVTLGAPIGIHQFLGRYILPALRKTLPELQINLVTRNASEREQKYGAIFNSDCDLLISPFKPQNENLIARPFTRFRTGVFASPDYLAQHPIAEPEALVDHECITLRMLGGSDNIWTFKSKNGKPLNLTVKGGFVCDNTLPAVELAKLGMGIVYAPYYSLATELAAGQLVPCLKKERCIDLQAWLIYQRRDILPLRVQALLDGLSVHIKNLSHLLL